Proteins encoded in a region of the Streptomyces sp. NBC_01298 genome:
- a CDS encoding multifunctional oxoglutarate decarboxylase/oxoglutarate dehydrogenase thiamine pyrophosphate-binding subunit/dihydrolipoyllysine-residue succinyltransferase subunit produces MSPQSPSNPSTTTEAGSGGKNPAPGFGANEWLVDEIYQQYLQDPNSVDRAWWDFFADYKPGGAVAPVKADKPTDRPAPPASTTTDGASAQAAAPVTAVAPQASDAAPGTASPAPATPVAAPTTPVSAPAPVPATPSGAPAVTVTSQAPAAAAPAAPASPAPAATPSVAPQKAAPATEAPAGPELVTLRGPAAAVVKNMNASLEVPTATSVRAVPVKLLFDNRIVINNHLKRARGGKISFTHLIGYAMVQAIKAMPSMNYSFAEKDGKPTLVKPEHINFGLAIDLVKPNGDRQLVVAGIKKAETLNFFEFWQAYEDIVRRARIGKLTMDDFTGVTVSLTNPGGLGTVHSVPRLMPGQSVIMGVGSMDYPAEFQGTSQDTLNKLGISKVMTLTSTYDHRVIQGAASGEFLRVVANMLLGESGFYDDVFEALRIPYEPVRWLRDIDASHDDDVTKAARVFELIHSYRVRGHVMADTDPLEYKQRKHPDLDITEHGLTLWDLEREFAVGGFSGKSMMKLRDILGVLRDSYCRTTGVEFMHIQDPKQRRWIQDRIERPHSKPEREEQLRILRRLNAAEAFETFLQTKYVGQKRFSLEGGESVIPLLDAVIDSAAEARLEEVAIGMAHRGRLNVLANIVGKSYAQIFREFEGNLDPKSMHGSGDVKYHLGANGTFTGLDGEQIKVSLVANPSHLEAVDPVLEGVVRAKQDIINKGGTDFTVLPVALHGDAAFAGQGVVAETLNMSQLRGYRTGGTVHVVINNQVGFTAAPESSRSSMYATDVARMIEAPIFHVNGDDPEAVVRIARLAFEFRQAFNKDVVIDLICYRRRGHNESDNPAFTQPLMYDLIDKKRSVRKLYTESLIGRGDITLEEAEQALQDFQGQLEKVFAEVREAATQPAVAPVAPAQVAQEFPVFVNTAISQEVVKRIAEAQVNIPDTVTVHPRLLPQLQRRAAMIDDGTIDWGMGETLAFGSLLMEGTPVRLSGQDSRRGTFGQRHAVLIDRETGEDYTPLLYLSDEQARYNVYDSLLSEYAAMGFEYGYSLARPDALVLWEAQFGDFVNGAQTVVDEFISSAEQKWGQTSGVTLLLPHGYEGQGPDHSSARPERFLQMCAQDNMTVAMPTLPSNYFHLLRWQVHNPHHKPLIVFTPKSMLRLKAAASKAEEFTTGSFRPVIGDTRVSSGAGDPNDIRKVVFCAGKVYYDLEAEREKRGITDTAIIRIERLYPLPGAELQAEIAKFPNAAKYIWAQEEPANQGAWPFIALNLIDHLDLAVGADIPAGERLRRISRPHGSSPAVGSAKRHQAEQQLLLNEVFEA; encoded by the coding sequence GTGTCGCCACAGTCCCCCAGTAACCCGAGCACCACGACCGAAGCAGGATCAGGCGGGAAGAACCCCGCCCCGGGCTTCGGCGCGAACGAGTGGCTCGTCGACGAGATCTATCAGCAGTACCTCCAGGATCCGAACTCGGTCGACCGGGCCTGGTGGGACTTCTTCGCCGACTACAAGCCGGGTGGCGCTGTCGCTCCGGTGAAGGCGGATAAGCCCACGGACCGGCCCGCTCCCCCTGCCTCGACGACGACGGACGGCGCCTCCGCACAGGCCGCCGCCCCCGTCACCGCCGTGGCTCCGCAGGCTTCCGACGCCGCCCCAGGGACTGCGAGCCCCGCGCCCGCCACCCCCGTCGCAGCGCCCACGACGCCCGTGTCAGCACCTGCCCCTGTACCTGCCACCCCCTCTGGTGCCCCTGCTGTGACTGTCACCTCCCAGGCCCCGGCCGCCGCCGCACCGGCAGCCCCCGCCTCCCCGGCTCCGGCCGCCACCCCCTCCGTAGCCCCCCAGAAGGCCGCGCCCGCCACCGAGGCCCCCGCAGGCCCCGAACTGGTGACGCTCCGCGGCCCGGCGGCGGCCGTGGTCAAGAACATGAACGCCTCGCTGGAAGTGCCGACGGCCACGTCCGTCCGCGCCGTCCCGGTGAAGCTGCTGTTCGACAACCGCATCGTCATCAACAACCACCTGAAGCGCGCCCGGGGCGGGAAGATCTCCTTCACCCACCTCATCGGCTACGCGATGGTGCAGGCCATCAAGGCCATGCCGTCGATGAACTACTCCTTCGCGGAGAAGGACGGCAAGCCGACCCTGGTCAAGCCGGAGCACATCAACTTCGGCCTCGCGATCGACCTGGTGAAGCCCAACGGCGACCGCCAGCTCGTCGTCGCCGGCATCAAGAAGGCCGAGACCCTCAACTTCTTCGAGTTCTGGCAGGCCTACGAGGACATTGTCCGCCGGGCCCGCATCGGCAAGCTCACGATGGACGACTTCACCGGGGTGACGGTCTCCCTCACCAACCCCGGCGGCCTGGGCACCGTCCACTCCGTGCCCCGCCTGATGCCCGGACAGTCGGTCATCATGGGCGTCGGCTCCATGGACTACCCCGCCGAGTTCCAGGGCACCTCGCAGGACACCCTGAACAAGCTGGGCATCTCCAAGGTCATGACCCTGACCTCGACCTACGACCACCGGGTCATCCAGGGTGCGGCCTCCGGCGAGTTCCTGCGCGTCGTCGCGAACATGCTGCTCGGCGAGAGCGGCTTCTACGACGACGTCTTCGAGGCGCTGCGCATCCCGTACGAGCCGGTCCGCTGGCTCCGGGACATCGACGCCTCGCACGACGACGACGTCACGAAGGCCGCCCGCGTCTTCGAGCTGATCCACTCCTACCGGGTCCGCGGCCACGTCATGGCCGACACCGACCCGCTGGAGTACAAGCAGCGCAAGCACCCCGACCTCGACATCACCGAGCACGGCCTCACCCTGTGGGACCTGGAGCGCGAGTTCGCGGTCGGCGGCTTCTCCGGCAAGTCGATGATGAAGCTCCGCGACATCCTCGGCGTGCTGCGCGACTCGTACTGCCGCACCACCGGCGTCGAGTTCATGCACATCCAGGACCCGAAGCAGCGCCGCTGGATCCAGGACCGCATCGAGCGTCCGCACTCCAAGCCGGAGCGCGAGGAGCAGCTGCGGATCCTGCGCCGGCTGAACGCGGCGGAGGCCTTCGAGACCTTCCTGCAGACGAAGTACGTCGGCCAGAAGCGCTTCTCCCTGGAGGGCGGCGAGTCCGTCATCCCGCTGCTCGACGCCGTCATCGACTCGGCCGCCGAGGCCCGCCTCGAAGAGGTCGCGATCGGCATGGCCCACCGCGGCCGCCTGAACGTGCTGGCCAACATCGTCGGCAAGTCGTACGCGCAGATCTTCCGCGAGTTCGAGGGCAACCTCGACCCGAAGTCCATGCACGGCTCCGGCGACGTCAAGTACCACCTGGGCGCCAACGGCACCTTCACGGGCCTGGACGGGGAGCAGATCAAGGTCTCGCTCGTCGCGAACCCCTCGCACCTGGAGGCGGTGGACCCGGTCCTGGAGGGCGTGGTCCGCGCCAAGCAGGACATCATCAACAAGGGCGGCACGGACTTCACGGTCCTGCCCGTCGCCCTGCACGGCGACGCGGCCTTCGCGGGCCAGGGCGTCGTCGCCGAGACGCTGAACATGTCGCAGCTGCGCGGCTACCGCACCGGCGGCACCGTGCACGTGGTCATCAACAACCAGGTCGGCTTCACCGCCGCCCCGGAGTCCTCGCGTTCCTCGATGTACGCGACCGACGTGGCCCGCATGATCGAGGCGCCGATCTTCCACGTGAACGGCGACGACCCGGAGGCCGTGGTCCGCATCGCGCGGCTCGCCTTCGAGTTCCGTCAGGCGTTCAACAAGGACGTGGTCATCGACCTCATCTGCTACCGCCGCCGCGGTCACAACGAGTCGGACAACCCGGCGTTCACGCAGCCGCTGATGTACGACCTGATCGACAAGAAGCGCTCGGTGCGCAAGCTGTACACCGAGTCCCTCATCGGTCGCGGCGACATCACCCTGGAAGAGGCGGAGCAGGCGCTCCAGGACTTCCAGGGCCAGCTGGAGAAGGTCTTCGCGGAGGTCCGCGAGGCCGCCACGCAGCCCGCGGTCGCCCCGGTGGCGCCCGCGCAGGTCGCGCAGGAGTTCCCGGTCTTCGTGAACACCGCGATCTCCCAGGAGGTCGTCAAGCGGATCGCCGAGGCCCAGGTCAACATCCCGGACACGGTCACCGTCCACCCGCGTCTGCTGCCGCAGCTGCAGCGCCGCGCGGCGATGATCGACGACGGCACCATCGACTGGGGCATGGGCGAGACCCTGGCCTTCGGCTCGCTGCTGATGGAGGGCACCCCGGTCCGGCTGTCCGGCCAGGACTCCCGCCGCGGCACCTTCGGCCAGCGCCACGCGGTCCTGATCGACCGGGAGACCGGCGAGGACTACACCCCGCTGCTCTACCTGTCGGACGAGCAGGCCCGCTACAACGTCTACGACTCGCTGCTCTCCGAGTACGCGGCCATGGGCTTCGAGTACGGCTACTCGCTGGCCCGCCCGGACGCGCTGGTCCTCTGGGAGGCCCAGTTCGGCGACTTCGTCAACGGCGCGCAGACCGTCGTCGACGAGTTCATCTCCTCGGCCGAGCAGAAGTGGGGCCAGACGTCCGGCGTCACGCTCCTCCTGCCGCACGGCTACGAGGGCCAGGGCCCGGACCACTCCTCGGCCCGCCCGGAGCGCTTCCTGCAGATGTGCGCGCAGGACAACATGACGGTCGCGATGCCGACGCTCCCGTCGAACTACTTCCACCTGCTGCGCTGGCAGGTCCACAACCCGCACCACAAGCCGCTCATCGTCTTCACCCCGAAGTCGATGCTGCGTCTGAAGGCGGCGGCGTCGAAGGCGGAGGAGTTCACGACCGGTTCGTTCCGTCCGGTCATCGGCGACACGCGCGTCTCCTCCGGAGCGGGTGACCCGAACGACATCCGCAAGGTCGTCTTCTGCGCGGGCAAGGTCTACTACGACCTCGAGGCGGAGCGCGAGAAGCGGGGCATCACCGACACGGCGATCATCCGCATCGAGCGCCTGTACCCGCTCCCGGGCGCGGAACTCCAGGCGGAGATCGCCAAGTTCCCGAACGCGGCGAAGTACATCTGGGCCCAGGAGGAGCCGGCGAACCAGGGCGCGTGGCCCTTCATCGCCCTCAACCTGATCGACCACCTCGACCTGGCGGTCGGCGCGGACATCCCGGCCGGCGAGCGCCTGCGGCGCATCTCCCGCCCGCACGGCTCGTCCCCGGCGGTCGGCTCGGCCAAGCGCCACCAGGCGGAGCAGCAGCTCCTCCTGAACGAGGTCTTCGAGGCCTAA
- a CDS encoding aKG-HExxH-type peptide beta-hydroxylase: protein MEHPEPSDGVLRALGSTEPSAEGTALVCGVRRARRLRLLRELAQLPGARAGEAGEHWALLEEAGRRDPRAVGDVVHYPATGLWAEETLGRLRTRHGPHADLGHLGALAAAAALRAGIGFKITLRPAHGRLVLPTLGLLRPDRPGPIALTEGSWDPGNPEALALHALPDGRTALDDLDPYRAPGAVPAARRLTPKGHKRWDTQWSGALTLLRRYDTARAEETGRLLRCLVPLSGISRSYGGTLPAAAGSVLARAQPPPALAATLVFEVQHGKLAALAEALPLHTADRTARYWAPWRDDPRPLEGLLRGAYAHLGLAGYWQRAALYGARGAWAQHARVRAQVAAVLPVLVSSPELTPGGRVFVEAMAAAEQAMDGVSSPGTRYAVARGVVERDRAAWCAAHPNLAAYGVG, encoded by the coding sequence ATGGAACACCCCGAGCCGAGCGACGGCGTGCTGAGGGCCCTCGGTTCCACCGAGCCGTCCGCCGAGGGCACCGCGCTGGTGTGCGGCGTACGGCGGGCCCGGCGGCTGCGGCTGCTGCGGGAGCTCGCGCAGCTGCCCGGCGCCCGCGCCGGGGAGGCGGGCGAGCACTGGGCCCTGCTCGAGGAGGCCGGACGGCGCGACCCCCGCGCGGTGGGCGACGTGGTGCACTATCCGGCCACCGGGCTGTGGGCCGAGGAGACGCTGGGCCGGCTGCGCACGCGGCACGGACCGCACGCCGACCTCGGACACCTCGGGGCACTGGCCGCCGCCGCCGCGCTGCGCGCCGGGATCGGCTTCAAGATCACGCTGAGGCCCGCGCACGGACGCCTGGTCCTGCCCACCCTCGGACTGCTGCGCCCGGACCGGCCGGGCCCGATCGCCCTGACCGAGGGCTCCTGGGACCCCGGCAACCCGGAGGCGCTGGCCCTGCACGCGCTGCCCGACGGCCGTACCGCCCTGGACGACCTGGACCCGTACCGCGCCCCGGGTGCCGTGCCCGCCGCCCGCCGGCTCACCCCCAAGGGGCACAAGCGCTGGGACACCCAGTGGTCCGGGGCCCTGACCCTGCTGCGGCGCTACGACACCGCCCGCGCGGAGGAGACCGGCAGGCTGCTGCGCTGCCTGGTCCCGCTGTCCGGCATCTCCCGGTCCTACGGCGGAACCCTGCCCGCGGCGGCGGGCTCCGTCCTGGCGCGGGCGCAGCCGCCGCCCGCGCTGGCCGCGACCCTCGTGTTCGAGGTCCAGCACGGGAAGCTCGCGGCCCTCGCGGAGGCGCTGCCGCTGCACACCGCCGACCGCACGGCACGCTACTGGGCCCCCTGGAGGGACGATCCACGGCCGCTGGAGGGGCTCCTGAGGGGCGCGTACGCGCATCTCGGGCTGGCGGGCTACTGGCAGCGCGCGGCGCTCTACGGGGCCAGGGGGGCCTGGGCGCAGCACGCGCGGGTGCGGGCGCAGGTGGCGGCGGTGCTGCCCGTCCTGGTGTCCTCGCCGGAACTCACCCCGGGGGGCCGGGTGTTCGTCGAGGCGATGGCTGCCGCGGAGCAGGCCATGGACGGCGTGTCCTCGCCGGGGACGCGGTACGCGGTGGCCCGCGGGGTGGTGGAGCGGGACCGGGCCGCATGGTGCGCGGCGCACCCCAACCTGGCCGCGTACGGGGTCGGCTGA
- a CDS encoding DUF6104 family protein yields MYFTDRGIEELEKRRGEEEVTFEWLAEQLRTFVDLNPDFEVPVERLATWLARLDDEDDEDE; encoded by the coding sequence TTGTACTTCACCGATCGCGGCATCGAGGAGCTGGAGAAGCGGCGCGGCGAGGAGGAGGTCACCTTCGAGTGGCTCGCCGAGCAGCTGCGCACCTTCGTCGATCTGAACCCGGACTTCGAGGTCCCGGTGGAACGCCTCGCCACGTGGCTGGCCCGCCTGGACGACGAGGACGACGAAGACGAGTAG
- the sodN gene encoding superoxide dismutase, Ni, which translates to MLSRLFAPKAKVSAHCDLPCGVYDPAQARIEAESVKAVQEKYQANDDADFRARAITIKEQRAELAKHHVSVLWSDYFKPPHFEKYPQLHTLVNDTLKALSAAKASNDPATGAKALELIAEIDRIFWETKAA; encoded by the coding sequence ATGCTTTCCCGCCTCTTCGCCCCCAAGGCGAAGGTCTCCGCCCACTGCGATCTTCCGTGCGGCGTGTACGACCCTGCCCAGGCCCGCATCGAGGCCGAGTCCGTCAAGGCCGTGCAGGAGAAGTACCAGGCCAACGACGACGCCGACTTCCGCGCGCGCGCCATCACCATCAAGGAGCAGCGCGCCGAGCTCGCGAAGCACCACGTTTCCGTGCTGTGGAGCGACTACTTCAAGCCGCCGCACTTTGAGAAGTACCCGCAGCTGCACACCCTGGTCAACGACACCCTGAAGGCCCTGTCGGCCGCCAAGGCGTCGAACGACCCGGCGACCGGCGCCAAGGCGCTGGAGCTCATCGCCGAGATCGACCGCATCTTCTGGGAGACCAAGGCCGCCTGA
- the sodX gene encoding nickel-type superoxide dismutase maturation protease: protein MAGSTRSRGRAREWESPLKSIGTVEVRGPSMAPTLENGDQVLVRYGAPVRPGHVVVLRHPFQQDLLVVKRAAERRPGGWWVLGDNPYNATGDSNDYGAVPDELVLATALVRFRPRPRPEHAAGDQRSLRAWLSWASTALRPLRADSSASTRLRAR, encoded by the coding sequence ATGGCGGGGAGCACGCGCTCGCGCGGCCGGGCGCGGGAGTGGGAATCGCCGTTGAAGAGCATCGGCACGGTGGAGGTGAGGGGCCCCTCGATGGCGCCGACCCTGGAGAACGGGGACCAGGTGCTGGTCCGCTACGGGGCCCCCGTGCGGCCGGGCCACGTGGTGGTGCTGCGCCATCCGTTCCAGCAGGACCTGCTGGTCGTCAAGCGGGCGGCGGAGCGGCGGCCGGGCGGCTGGTGGGTGCTGGGCGACAACCCGTACAACGCGACGGGCGACAGCAATGACTACGGTGCGGTCCCCGACGAGCTCGTGCTGGCGACCGCCCTGGTCCGCTTCCGGCCGCGCCCCCGGCCGGAGCACGCGGCGGGGGATCAGCGCTCGCTGAGGGCGTGGCTCTCCTGGGCTTCCACGGCGCTGCGCCCGCTGCGGGCGGACTCCTCGGCCTCCACCCGCTTGCGCGCGCGGTAG
- a CDS encoding CGNR zinc finger domain-containing protein, which yields MELAHYSDYAVRLVNTEEPARNKDSLTSVDAVRALFGASVQMARRVTDGDVTRFRNVRGRLRTVFEAADGGDHVLAVDLLNSLLMEFPVSPQVSGHETLGEHGGPNWHIHLADHPSNASAGYAAIACFGLAFHLTEHGPDRLGLCQAPPCRNAYLDTSTNRSRRYCSDRCATRANVAAYRARKRVEAEESARSGRSAVEAQESHALSER from the coding sequence GTGGAACTGGCCCATTACTCGGACTACGCCGTGCGCCTGGTCAACACCGAGGAGCCGGCCCGCAACAAGGACTCGCTCACCTCCGTGGACGCCGTCCGCGCCCTCTTCGGCGCCAGCGTGCAAATGGCCCGCCGGGTCACGGACGGCGACGTCACCCGCTTCCGCAACGTCCGCGGCCGGCTGCGCACCGTCTTCGAGGCCGCCGACGGCGGCGACCACGTCCTCGCCGTCGACCTGCTCAACTCCCTGCTCATGGAGTTCCCGGTGAGCCCGCAGGTCTCGGGGCACGAGACGCTCGGTGAGCACGGCGGCCCGAACTGGCACATCCACCTGGCCGACCACCCCTCCAACGCCTCCGCCGGCTACGCCGCGATCGCGTGCTTCGGGCTGGCCTTCCACCTCACCGAGCACGGCCCCGACCGGCTCGGCCTGTGCCAGGCCCCGCCCTGCCGCAACGCCTACCTCGACACCTCCACCAACCGCTCCCGGCGCTACTGCTCCGACCGGTGCGCCACGCGCGCCAACGTCGCCGCCTACCGCGCGCGCAAGCGGGTGGAGGCCGAGGAGTCCGCCCGCAGCGGGCGCAGCGCCGTGGAAGCCCAGGAGAGCCACGCCCTCAGCGAGCGCTGA
- a CDS encoding class I SAM-dependent methyltransferase has protein sequence MEAFVAETAHSGTAAHSDTAPPGRQAWQAWQDSWDRQQEWYMPDREERFRVMLDMVEALVGTAPRVLDLACGTGSITDRVLKRFPESTSTGVDLDPALLTIARGHFAGDPRVTFVTADLKDPDWRAALPQGSFDAVLTATALHWLPSEDLAVLYGQLAPLLRPGGVFMNADHMPDPATPRINAAERAHRHAGMDRAKAGGALDWREWWELAAADPALAEPTRARFEIYGEHADGDTPPDSWHTATLRGAGFAEARTVWRSPSDALVLALK, from the coding sequence ATGGAGGCATTCGTGGCGGAAACAGCCCACTCCGGTACCGCGGCACACTCCGATACGGCTCCACCCGGCCGACAGGCCTGGCAGGCCTGGCAGGACAGCTGGGACCGGCAGCAGGAGTGGTACATGCCGGACCGCGAGGAGCGGTTCCGGGTGATGCTGGACATGGTGGAGGCGCTGGTCGGCACCGCCCCCCGGGTCCTCGATCTCGCGTGCGGTACGGGAAGTATCACGGACCGCGTGCTCAAGCGGTTCCCGGAATCCACCAGTACGGGCGTGGACCTCGACCCCGCGCTGTTGACGATCGCCCGCGGCCACTTCGCCGGCGACCCCCGCGTCACCTTCGTGACGGCCGACCTCAAGGACCCCGACTGGCGCGCGGCCCTCCCCCAGGGCTCCTTCGACGCCGTCCTGACGGCCACCGCCCTGCACTGGCTGCCCAGCGAGGACCTCGCAGTCCTCTACGGGCAGCTCGCGCCCCTGCTGCGCCCCGGCGGGGTGTTCATGAACGCCGACCACATGCCCGACCCCGCCACCCCCCGGATCAACGCCGCCGAGCGCGCCCACCGGCACGCCGGCATGGACCGGGCGAAGGCGGGCGGGGCCCTGGACTGGCGCGAGTGGTGGGAGCTCGCGGCCGCCGACCCGGCGCTCGCCGAGCCCACCAGGGCCCGCTTCGAGATCTACGGGGAGCACGCCGACGGCGACACCCCGCCGGATTCCTGGCACACGGCCACGCTGCGCGGCGCCGGCTTCGCGGAGGCCCGTACGGTCTGGCGCTCGCCCTCCGACGCACTGGTGCTGGCCCTGAAGTAG
- a CDS encoding amino acid ABC transporter ATP-binding protein, with protein sequence MVKAEAVHKSYGPAHILRGIDLEVAPREVFCLVGPSGSGKSTFLRCINHLERINAGRLSVDGQLVGYREKAGKLYELKDSEVAAQRRDIGMVFQRFNLFPHMTAIENVMEAPVMVKGESKAVARARAVKLLDRVGLGDKGGNYPTQLSGGQQQRVAIARALAMEPKLMLFDEPTSALDPELVGDVLDVMRDLAESGMTMIVVTHEMGFAREVGDNLVFMDGGVVVESGHPREVLGNPQHDRTKAFLSKVL encoded by the coding sequence ATGGTCAAGGCCGAGGCCGTCCACAAGTCGTACGGCCCCGCCCACATCCTGCGGGGAATCGACCTCGAAGTCGCCCCCCGCGAGGTGTTCTGCCTGGTCGGCCCGTCCGGCTCCGGCAAGTCCACCTTCCTGCGCTGCATCAACCACCTGGAGCGCATCAACGCCGGCCGGCTCTCGGTCGACGGCCAGCTGGTCGGCTACCGCGAGAAGGCCGGAAAGCTCTACGAGCTGAAGGACAGCGAGGTCGCGGCCCAGCGCCGGGACATCGGCATGGTCTTCCAGCGCTTCAACCTCTTCCCGCACATGACGGCCATCGAGAACGTCATGGAAGCCCCGGTCATGGTCAAGGGCGAGAGCAAGGCCGTCGCCCGGGCGCGCGCCGTCAAGCTCCTGGACCGCGTCGGCCTCGGTGACAAGGGCGGGAACTACCCCACCCAGCTCTCCGGCGGCCAGCAGCAGCGCGTGGCCATCGCCCGCGCGCTGGCGATGGAGCCGAAGCTGATGCTCTTCGACGAGCCCACCTCGGCGCTCGACCCGGAGCTCGTCGGCGACGTCCTCGACGTCATGCGGGACCTGGCCGAGTCGGGCATGACCATGATCGTGGTCACCCACGAGATGGGCTTCGCCCGCGAGGTCGGCGACAACCTCGTCTTCATGGACGGCGGTGTCGTGGTCGAATCCGGCCACCCCCGCGAGGTCCTGGGCAACCCGCAGCACGACCGCACGAAGGCCTTCCTCTCGAAGGTCCTGTAA
- a CDS encoding amino acid ABC transporter permease has product MTDKIDKDPAATPPAGPGASGTPYEAIKAIPVRHYGRWISGAVVVVLLGWLVYAFSQGNVIWGTVGDKLFDPSIIAGLGNTVIISVSAMALGLALGILFAVMRLSKNPVTNTVAWLYIWFFRGTPVYVQLLVWFNLSLIFQYVNLGPIYKQETVELMTPFMVALLGLGLNEGAYMAEIVRAGIQSVDEGQSEASHALGMTQTQTMRRVVLPQAMRVIIPPSGNEFINMLKTSSLVSAVQYTELLRASSNIGSTAGAIMEMLFVASIWYLALTSVFSVGQYYLERRYARGSLRSLPPTPFQRLKANLNMFRRTEVAK; this is encoded by the coding sequence GTGACTGACAAGATCGACAAGGATCCGGCCGCGACCCCGCCCGCCGGGCCCGGCGCCTCGGGTACCCCGTACGAGGCCATCAAGGCAATCCCCGTGCGGCACTACGGCCGCTGGATCAGCGGCGCGGTCGTCGTCGTCCTGCTGGGCTGGCTCGTCTACGCCTTCTCCCAGGGCAACGTGATCTGGGGGACGGTCGGGGACAAGCTCTTCGACCCCTCGATCATCGCGGGCCTCGGCAACACCGTGATCATCAGCGTGTCCGCGATGGCGCTGGGCCTGGCGCTCGGCATCCTCTTCGCGGTCATGCGGCTCTCGAAGAACCCGGTGACGAACACCGTCGCGTGGCTCTACATCTGGTTCTTCCGCGGCACCCCGGTCTACGTACAGCTGCTGGTGTGGTTCAACCTGTCGCTGATCTTCCAGTACGTGAACCTCGGCCCGATCTACAAGCAAGAGACCGTCGAACTGATGACCCCGTTCATGGTCGCGCTCCTGGGCCTCGGCCTGAACGAGGGCGCGTACATGGCGGAGATCGTCCGTGCGGGCATCCAGTCCGTCGACGAGGGCCAGAGCGAGGCCTCGCACGCACTGGGCATGACCCAGACGCAGACCATGCGCCGCGTGGTGCTCCCGCAGGCGATGCGCGTGATCATCCCGCCGTCGGGCAACGAGTTCATCAACATGCTGAAGACCTCGTCCCTGGTCTCCGCCGTGCAGTACACCGAACTCCTGCGGGCCTCGTCGAACATCGGCTCCACGGCCGGCGCCATCATGGAGATGCTGTTCGTCGCCTCCATCTGGTACCTGGCCCTGACCAGCGTGTTCAGCGTCGGCCAGTACTACCTGGAGCGCCGCTACGCCCGCGGTTCGCTGCGCTCCCTGCCGCCCACGCCGTTCCAGCGGCTCAAGGCCAACCTGAACATGTTCCGCCGTACGGAGGTGGCGAAGTGA
- a CDS encoding ABC transporter substrate-binding protein, translating into MTASTTRRTTAARSRIAAVGAIAVAGALILTGCGDQTEKKGSGDATKSNAAPLFSALPKKIQDAGVIKVGTDAAYAPMEFTEGGKIVGVDPDIAEALGKQLGVKFEFASGSFDGLITSIYTGRQDAIMSSITDNEKRQKGLDDAGKQIGKGIDFVDYFSSGVSLLVKKGNPQGVKSLDDLCGKTVAVQRGTTYEDTFKAQATKCGDKKLTIEAFDTDAEAQTRVKAGGAVADLNDFPIAAYAAKTSGGGKDFEVAGQQSDVGLFGIGVSKENTQLRDALKQALDAIIKDGSYAKVLEKWNVKDSAVQSATVNAGK; encoded by the coding sequence ATGACCGCAAGCACCACCCGCCGTACGACCGCCGCACGGTCCCGGATCGCCGCGGTCGGCGCGATCGCGGTCGCCGGCGCCCTGATCCTCACCGGCTGTGGAGACCAGACCGAGAAGAAGGGGTCCGGGGACGCCACCAAGTCCAACGCCGCCCCCCTCTTCTCCGCCCTGCCGAAGAAGATCCAGGACGCGGGCGTCATCAAGGTCGGCACGGACGCGGCGTACGCGCCGATGGAGTTCACCGAGGGCGGCAAGATCGTCGGTGTCGACCCCGACATCGCCGAGGCCCTGGGCAAGCAGCTCGGTGTGAAGTTCGAGTTCGCCTCGGGCAGCTTCGACGGTCTGATCACCTCGATCTACACCGGCCGCCAGGACGCGATCATGTCCTCCATCACGGACAACGAGAAGCGTCAGAAGGGCCTCGACGACGCCGGCAAGCAGATCGGCAAGGGGATCGACTTCGTCGACTACTTCTCCTCCGGCGTCTCGCTCCTCGTCAAGAAGGGCAACCCGCAGGGCGTCAAGTCCCTGGACGACCTCTGCGGCAAGACGGTCGCCGTCCAGCGCGGCACGACGTACGAGGACACCTTCAAGGCCCAGGCCACGAAGTGCGGTGACAAGAAGCTCACCATCGAGGCCTTCGACACCGACGCCGAGGCCCAGACCCGCGTCAAGGCCGGCGGCGCCGTGGCCGACCTGAACGACTTCCCCATCGCCGCGTACGCCGCGAAGACCTCCGGCGGCGGCAAGGACTTCGAGGTCGCGGGCCAGCAGTCCGACGTCGGCCTCTTCGGCATCGGCGTCAGCAAGGAGAACACCCAGCTGCGCGACGCCCTCAAGCAGGCCCTCGACGCGATCATCAAGGACGGCTCCTACGCCAAGGTCCTGGAGAAGTGGAACGTCAAGGACAGCGCCGTGCAGTCGGCGACGGTCAACGCAGGCAAGTGA